In Treponema vincentii, a single window of DNA contains:
- a CDS encoding ABC transporter permease, whose product MRIIKKAGYLILVLVCVSFLSFLLANISAIDPAEAYARRVVRSANKELIAQYRELTGFDKTILQQYLSWLHKAVRLDFGASYLTKKSVRQELGKALPVTLLIAACASVFSIIAAVPLGIAAALYKKRLADKLIGFISFLSFSVPGYCTGLLVLLVFGMRLHLLPVIGHGQGVSVLFASCTLALPMTGTLIRLLRSFLLENEEKEYIQYAKARGITDRNIMTRHLLRNAAPMLVTLWGQNIGYLIAGTAIVETIFSIPGIGMYALNAAVNRDFPVINAYLIVTAFTFTVCNGAAEFIGEALNPS is encoded by the coding sequence GTGAGAATTATTAAAAAAGCGGGGTATCTTATCCTTGTCTTGGTGTGCGTGTCCTTCCTTTCGTTCTTGTTGGCAAATATTTCGGCAATTGATCCTGCGGAAGCATACGCGCGGAGGGTTGTCCGTTCTGCAAATAAAGAGTTGATTGCGCAATACCGTGAGCTTACCGGATTTGATAAGACGATTCTGCAGCAGTATTTGTCATGGCTGCATAAAGCGGTGCGACTGGATTTCGGCGCATCGTACCTTACTAAAAAATCCGTACGGCAAGAACTCGGCAAGGCGCTGCCCGTAACGCTGCTGATTGCTGCCTGTGCATCGGTATTCAGCATCATTGCTGCCGTTCCGCTCGGCATAGCAGCGGCTTTGTACAAAAAACGGTTGGCGGATAAACTTATCGGCTTCATTTCTTTCTTGAGTTTTTCCGTACCCGGTTATTGCACCGGTCTTTTGGTTTTGCTCGTTTTCGGTATGCGCTTACATCTGCTTCCCGTTATCGGGCACGGGCAGGGTGTCAGCGTGCTGTTTGCCTCTTGTACACTCGCTTTGCCGATGACCGGCACGCTTATCCGCCTTTTACGATCCTTTTTATTGGAAAATGAGGAGAAAGAATATATTCAATACGCGAAAGCCCGCGGGATTACCGACCGGAATATTATGACGCGCCATCTTTTACGCAACGCAGCTCCGATGCTTGTGACTCTGTGGGGACAAAATATCGGCTATCTTATTGCGGGAACAGCGATTGTAGAAACTATCTTTTCAATTCCGGGAATCGGTATGTATGCACTGAACGCCGCAGTTAACCGTGATTTTCCCGTCATCAATGCGTATCTTATTGTAACGGCGTTTACATTTACCGTGTGCAACGGCGCGGCGGAGTTTATCGGCGAAGCGCTTAATCCTTCCTAA
- a CDS encoding ABC transporter permease → MRGKMNAALGAGLGMVSVLVIIAVFCDVLAPNNPDKIDMSVRFAERSFAMPLGADAYGRCIFSRLLYGTRYSMGLAAAVIGTVAVLATPIGMIAAFKGGVADQLFVLSCDVSMAMPPTVLVLAVIGIMGNGVVNLLVSAGFAYWGWYGRMLRSYTHNESRKSYIVYAKTAGLSDWSITVKHIFPNIMPSLIVLLTIGIGDAVLMLSGFSFLGIGLPAGTPEWGALLSDAKSSFIRAPRFAVYPGLCIFFAVCACNITGEGLRRFFSPYQGSVQEHIYQTTKSVSKGVLPNEIVQESIDE, encoded by the coding sequence ATGAGGGGAAAAATGAATGCCGCGCTCGGCGCAGGGCTCGGTATGGTGTCGGTATTGGTTATCATCGCTGTTTTTTGCGATGTGTTGGCGCCGAATAATCCTGACAAAATCGATATGAGTGTACGGTTTGCCGAGCGGTCTTTTGCGATGCCGTTGGGAGCGGATGCGTACGGACGGTGCATATTTTCAAGACTGCTGTACGGCACGCGCTATTCCATGGGACTTGCCGCCGCAGTTATCGGGACAGTTGCCGTGCTTGCAACACCTATCGGGATGATTGCGGCGTTTAAGGGCGGCGTTGCGGATCAGCTTTTTGTGTTAAGCTGTGATGTGAGTATGGCGATGCCGCCAACGGTGCTGGTGCTTGCGGTTATCGGCATTATGGGAAACGGCGTAGTCAATCTGCTCGTAAGCGCGGGGTTTGCGTATTGGGGGTGGTACGGCAGAATGTTGCGCAGCTATACGCATAACGAAAGCCGAAAAAGCTATATTGTCTATGCAAAAACCGCAGGCCTTTCCGATTGGAGCATAACGGTAAAGCATATTTTTCCGAATATTATGCCGAGCCTTATCGTACTGTTGACGATAGGAATCGGCGATGCGGTACTGATGCTCTCCGGCTTTTCATTTTTAGGGATCGGATTGCCTGCGGGGACGCCGGAATGGGGCGCGCTGCTGTCGGATGCAAAAAGCAGCTTTATTCGTGCTCCGCGATTCGCCGTTTATCCCGGACTCTGTATCTTCTTTGCCGTATGCGCCTGCAATATAACGGGGGAAGGTTTGCGCCGTTTCTTTTCTCCGTATCAAGGCTCCGTACAGGAACATATATACCAAACGACGAAAAGTGTGTCGAAGGGGGTACTGCCTAACGAAATCGTACAGGAAAGCATCGATGAATGA
- a CDS encoding winged helix-turn-helix transcriptional regulator, producing MSMYDKCPFATTQRVLQGKWAIIILYHLSTGTKRFNQLERLMPTTTRTVLTRQLRQLEKDKLIDRKVFAEVPPHVEYSLSKLGAQFQKVLDEIEIFGLNYIAELNKMQKGKSE from the coding sequence ATGTCGATGTATGATAAATGTCCCTTCGCTACTACTCAAAGAGTATTGCAAGGAAAATGGGCGATTATAATTTTATATCATCTGAGTACGGGTACAAAAAGGTTTAATCAACTTGAAAGATTAATGCCTACAACAACTCGAACTGTTTTAACAAGACAACTCCGTCAGCTTGAAAAAGATAAACTAATCGACCGCAAAGTCTTTGCCGAAGTCCCCCCTCATGTTGAATACTCTTTGAGTAAATTGGGAGCCCAGTTTCAAAAAGTATTAGACGAGATTGAGATTTTTGGTCTGAATTATATCGCCGAATTAAATAAAATGCAAAAAGGAAAAAGCGAGTAG
- a CDS encoding AraC family transcriptional regulator, translating to MNIIQSFNGTMAYIERTIETGCDEAEIARISGYSYPLFSRIFSILVGYPLNEYLRFRKLSRAAADLRNTDAKIIDIALAYGYESPDSFAAAFKKFHGVSPSAVRNGKEFKSFAPIKLSLTVNGGQTMEVKIEKKSGFTLAGIQVDADLTSDFPKVWNSLFGKASHEELAKLGNGRSFGICSEVKDGKTFTYAAAYDCRDAQKATELGLSVMHIPEAEYAVVQLKGPVPDCIHKGWKYVMETFFPEQGYCHAGTPDFEAYSEGDMYSKNYMMELWVPIVKA from the coding sequence ATGAATATCATTCAATCATTTAACGGAACGATGGCTTATATTGAAAGAACTATTGAGACAGGGTGTGATGAAGCGGAGATTGCGCGCATTTCCGGTTATTCCTATCCGCTATTCAGCAGAATTTTTTCGATATTGGTCGGGTATCCTTTAAATGAATATCTCCGTTTTAGAAAACTCAGCAGAGCCGCCGCCGATTTGCGCAATACCGATGCTAAGATTATCGACATAGCATTGGCGTACGGCTATGAATCGCCTGATTCTTTTGCAGCTGCGTTTAAAAAATTCCACGGCGTCAGTCCGAGCGCGGTTCGGAACGGAAAAGAATTTAAATCATTTGCTCCAATTAAATTATCTTTAACCGTCAACGGAGGGCAAACTATGGAAGTCAAAATTGAAAAAAAGAGCGGATTTACGCTTGCAGGCATTCAAGTCGATGCGGATCTAACCAGTGATTTTCCGAAAGTCTGGAACAGCCTTTTTGGAAAAGCTTCGCACGAAGAACTTGCAAAACTCGGAAACGGCAGGAGCTTCGGCATCTGTTCCGAGGTAAAAGACGGCAAAACGTTTACCTATGCAGCGGCGTATGATTGCCGTGACGCACAAAAGGCGACCGAACTCGGCTTGTCGGTGATGCACATCCCTGAAGCAGAATACGCAGTAGTCCAGCTGAAAGGCCCCGTTCCCGACTGCATCCACAAAGGCTGGAAGTATGTTATGGAAACCTTCTTTCCCGAACAAGGGTACTGTCATGCCGGTACTCCCGACTTTGAAGCATATTCGGAAGGAGATATGTACAGCAAGAATTACATGATGGAGCTATGGGTGCCTATTGTAAAGGCATAA
- a CDS encoding ABC transporter substrate-binding protein: MKAANCVAGQRYRFTKNPQWYGQNGGLESFTVMIIPDADSRALALKAGEIDVLFGSYQITYDILEQVRMPAQNGMANQNGARAGLTVRFSDKTYITRNLLLNASSPLTRDKQLRLALEYAINKDEIINTVLHGSEVKADTLFTRDMPYCDVALPPYQYDKARAVSLLEQAGWTELNGKGIRMRNGTPLQLRAIYQSAKPIDGQILTAVKGQLADIGIDLVLQGYETMTWFDTGTSGAFELSVNDTYGFPQDPHVFLTAMADDGLDKTSQAGLVQKARIDACIAGMMSTVDEDAIRDDYRFILTTLHDEAVNIPISYAREMAVYNSEKVKDIAFADNPYSLDMTRVIVFPL; encoded by the coding sequence ATAAAGGCGGCAAACTGTGTTGCGGGGCAGCGGTATCGGTTTACAAAAAATCCGCAATGGTATGGACAAAACGGCGGACTGGAGTCGTTTACCGTAATGATTATCCCCGATGCGGATAGTCGCGCTCTTGCGCTTAAAGCGGGAGAAATCGATGTACTGTTCGGTTCGTATCAAATTACCTACGATATACTGGAGCAGGTCAGGATGCCGGCGCAGAACGGAATGGCGAATCAGAACGGTGCGAGGGCTGGGTTGACCGTGCGGTTTTCGGATAAAACTTATATTACACGAAATCTGCTGCTCAATGCGTCTTCGCCGCTTACGCGGGATAAGCAGTTGCGTTTGGCGCTTGAGTACGCAATCAATAAAGATGAAATTATCAATACGGTACTGCACGGAAGCGAGGTTAAGGCGGATACGCTGTTTACCCGCGATATGCCGTATTGCGATGTTGCGCTGCCGCCGTATCAATACGATAAAGCGCGTGCGGTGTCTCTGCTTGAGCAGGCCGGTTGGACGGAACTGAATGGCAAGGGAATACGGATGCGCAATGGAACGCCATTACAGCTGCGGGCGATTTATCAGAGTGCAAAGCCCATCGACGGGCAAATACTGACAGCGGTAAAAGGGCAGCTTGCGGATATCGGCATTGATCTTGTCTTGCAGGGGTACGAAACGATGACGTGGTTCGATACCGGTACGTCGGGTGCATTTGAACTGTCCGTCAACGACACTTACGGCTTTCCCCAAGACCCGCATGTCTTTTTGACTGCGATGGCGGACGACGGGTTGGATAAAACCTCTCAGGCAGGCTTGGTGCAAAAAGCGCGCATCGATGCCTGTATTGCCGGTATGATGAGTACCGTAGACGAAGATGCGATACGGGACGATTACCGGTTCATTTTAACAACGCTGCACGATGAGGCGGTGAACATACCGATTTCTTACGCGAGGGAGATGGCAGTATACAATTCGGAAAAGGTGAAGGATATTGCGTTTGCCGACAATCCGTACAGCCTCGATATGACGCGGGTAATAGTGTTTCCCTTATAA
- a CDS encoding nuclear transport factor 2 family protein, which produces MKHEVMKVFTVYRDALEKGDFAGAFATMSDTVVWHMGGESSLSGTIMGKQALGERLGEFAKRSGGTFKVMTNWAASNECFVAASVVSIAEKGADKLNDPGIDLFKIENGKIQEVWTFAEQQSAEDTFWG; this is translated from the coding sequence ATGAAACATGAAGTAATGAAGGTATTTACTGTTTATCGAGATGCATTGGAAAAGGGGGATTTTGCGGGAGCTTTTGCAACAATGTCCGATACTGTTGTATGGCACATGGGAGGCGAAAGTTCGCTTTCAGGTACGATTATGGGGAAACAAGCATTGGGTGAGCGGCTAGGTGAATTTGCAAAAAGGAGTGGCGGCACATTTAAAGTTATGACCAATTGGGCTGCGAGCAACGAGTGTTTTGTTGCTGCAAGTGTTGTTTCCATAGCGGAGAAAGGTGCTGATAAGCTCAATGATCCGGGTATTGATCTATTCAAAATAGAAAATGGCAAGATACAAGAAGTATGGACTTTTGCCGAACAACAATCGGCAGAAGACACATTTTGGGGTTAA
- a CDS encoding ABC transporter ATP-binding protein — protein sequence MNEASMLMPQYVQYTGDPAKVEPILSVSGLCIEYPNERTKIRNIGFSIARGETFGLIGESGSGKSSVCKAILGLLKGRAQQSGSIRLCGKELLRLSPKEQQKINGKDIGYVMQNPHAAFDPCMKIKRHFMETIKAHRHCSIREAFRLGYELLRAVGLPDAERVMESYPGQLSGGMLQRVMVAIAVLLRPVLLIADEPTGALDAGNCGIVLQLLAKAVRETQAALLFVSHDMNAVANIAERIAVMKEGEIVETGTAETVLKNPRHPYTAELLSSSKVYVHVHF from the coding sequence ATGAATGAAGCGAGTATGCTCATGCCGCAATATGTACAGTATACGGGAGACCCGGCGAAGGTGGAACCGATCCTTTCCGTAAGCGGCTTGTGCATCGAATATCCGAATGAAAGAACGAAAATACGCAATATCGGTTTTTCCATTGCGCGGGGAGAAACGTTCGGTTTGATCGGTGAAAGCGGCAGCGGCAAAAGTTCCGTGTGCAAAGCGATACTCGGTTTACTCAAAGGCCGTGCGCAGCAAAGCGGCAGTATCCGGCTGTGTGGTAAAGAACTACTGCGATTATCCCCAAAGGAACAGCAAAAAATCAACGGAAAAGATATCGGGTATGTCATGCAAAATCCGCATGCGGCATTTGATCCGTGTATGAAAATAAAGCGCCATTTTATGGAAACGATTAAGGCTCACCGTCATTGCAGTATACGTGAGGCTTTCCGGCTGGGGTATGAACTGCTCCGTGCCGTAGGGCTTCCCGATGCGGAACGTGTTATGGAAAGCTATCCGGGGCAATTAAGCGGCGGAATGCTGCAGCGGGTTATGGTTGCGATTGCCGTTTTGCTGCGTCCCGTGTTGCTCATTGCCGACGAGCCGACCGGCGCACTGGATGCCGGTAATTGCGGTATTGTTTTACAACTGCTTGCAAAAGCGGTAAGAGAGACCCAAGCCGCATTGCTGTTTGTTTCGCACGATATGAATGCCGTTGCGAATATTGCAGAACGTATTGCCGTGATGAAAGAGGGTGAAATAGTAGAGACAGGAACCGCCGAAACGGTTCTGAAAAATCCCCGGCATCCGTACACAGCCGAATTACTATCATCGTCAAAAGTGTACGTCCATGTACACTTTTGA
- the xdhC gene encoding xanthine dehydrogenase subunit XdhC, with protein sequence MLKIISMKVNGKQCELAVDVRESLADALRNRLALTSVKKGCEVGECGACTVLVDGVSVDSCIYLAVWADGKSILTVEGLQGENGELNPIQQAFIDEAAVQCGFCTPGLILTAVEIVGSGKLYTREELRKLISGHLCRCTGYENILRAVEKAMKQNLENLEQMKKAGA encoded by the coding sequence ATGTTAAAAATTATTAGTATGAAGGTGAACGGAAAGCAGTGCGAGCTTGCCGTTGATGTTCGGGAATCGCTTGCCGACGCGCTTCGCAATAGGCTTGCGTTGACCAGTGTTAAAAAAGGCTGTGAAGTAGGAGAATGCGGCGCCTGTACCGTGTTGGTGGATGGAGTGTCCGTTGACAGCTGTATTTACCTTGCAGTCTGGGCGGACGGCAAGAGTATTTTGACGGTTGAAGGCTTACAGGGCGAAAACGGAGAACTCAATCCGATACAACAGGCCTTTATCGATGAAGCAGCGGTTCAATGCGGCTTCTGTACACCCGGCCTTATTCTGACGGCGGTAGAAATTGTCGGCAGCGGAAAGCTGTATACACGGGAGGAGCTGCGTAAGCTTATCTCCGGACACCTCTGCCGCTGCACCGGCTACGAAAACATCCTCCGCGCGGTCGAAAAAGCGATGAAGCAAAATCTTGAAAACCTTGAACAAATGAAAAAGGCAGGCGCGTAA
- the xdhB gene encoding xanthine dehydrogenase subunit XdhB, with the protein MYDMESFYQATSIADAVSALVRTENPVILAGGTDVLIQMREGKLAGRNVVSIFGIPELRGVSIDEEGTIRIRPLTVFSELTGSPIVQKHLPMLGYAADQVGGPQIRNMGTAGGNISNGVTSADTAPSQQCYNSVVEITGPDGVRLVPVQEFYVSAGKVVLQKGELVTSFLIKKKDYEGFTGDYIKYAMRNAMDIANLSCASLVKTKRENGALKIDEVRMCFGVAAPVPLRCKNTEAFLTGKEINDALYEGLQEVLLTDINPRDSWRASKAFRVNTAKQIAVRSLRKAVERQEV; encoded by the coding sequence ATGTACGATATGGAAAGTTTTTATCAAGCGACATCAATCGCCGATGCCGTAAGCGCCTTAGTCCGTACCGAAAACCCGGTTATCCTTGCCGGCGGTACCGATGTGCTGATTCAAATGCGGGAAGGTAAACTTGCCGGACGGAATGTCGTGTCTATTTTCGGCATCCCCGAATTGCGCGGCGTGAGCATAGACGAAGAAGGTACTATCCGTATCCGTCCGCTGACGGTCTTTAGCGAATTAACCGGAAGTCCCATCGTGCAAAAGCACTTACCGATGCTCGGCTATGCGGCCGATCAGGTCGGCGGGCCTCAGATACGGAATATGGGAACGGCAGGCGGGAACATCTCCAACGGTGTAACGAGCGCCGACACCGCGCCGAGTCAGCAATGCTATAACTCGGTTGTCGAAATTACCGGCCCGGACGGCGTGCGGCTGGTTCCCGTACAGGAATTTTACGTCTCCGCCGGAAAGGTGGTACTGCAAAAAGGCGAGTTGGTAACCTCATTCCTCATTAAAAAGAAGGACTACGAAGGCTTTACCGGCGATTACATCAAGTATGCGATGCGTAATGCGATGGATATTGCGAACTTGAGCTGCGCCTCCCTTGTAAAAACCAAACGGGAAAACGGCGCCTTAAAAATCGACGAAGTGCGTATGTGTTTCGGTGTTGCCGCTCCGGTACCGCTCCGCTGTAAAAATACCGAGGCTTTTTTGACCGGTAAAGAAATCAACGATGCATTATATGAAGGCTTGCAGGAAGTGCTTCTCACGGATATCAATCCCCGTGACTCGTGGCGCGCGTCAAAAGCGTTCAGAGTTAATACCGCCAAGCAAATAGCGGTGCGATCTTTACGGAAAGCTGTCGAGCGGCAGGAGGTGTGA
- a CDS encoding type II toxin-antitoxin system death-on-curing family toxin, which yields MIFFEYEQVVKIHRSLIEKTGGMDGIRDAQLLDSALKTPFQTFGGNNLYPDILDKASQLCCSLIENHPFIDGNKRIGVHLMLLFLKLNNIEVNYSQQELIDFGLDIASGKMSKNDIKGWIIEHRK from the coding sequence ATGATTTTCTTTGAGTATGAACAAGTAGTAAAAATCCACAGGTCTCTTATCGAAAAGACAGGCGGTATGGATGGTATACGTGACGCGCAGCTTTTGGATTCAGCATTGAAAACACCGTTTCAAACTTTTGGCGGGAACAATCTTTATCCTGATATTTTAGACAAGGCTTCGCAGCTGTGCTGCTCTTTGATTGAGAATCACCCTTTTATAGATGGAAACAAAAGAATCGGCGTACATTTAATGTTGCTTTTTTTAAAGTTGAATAATATTGAAGTAAATTATTCACAACAAGAATTGATTGATTTTGGTTTAGACATTGCTTCGGGGAAAATGTCTAAAAATGACATAAAAGGATGGATTATTGAGCATAGAAAATAA
- a CDS encoding ABC transporter substrate-binding protein, which produces MNTRKIRWIAAVSVAALIAMSGCKNTSEVKGRDELIVGEAVDFASYEPIGIMDGLGFSHYSEMVYETLVRFENGEVKPALAERWEHDEHSWTFHLRRGVTFTDGEQFTAEAVKVNIEKMQEFVGDYLGYYGAVSRISAVEAADEYTVRFRYAEPYPAVLQELSASAFGMLSPRLFENGNNPYGSYTADTAGTGSLRDKGGKLCCGAAVSVYKKSAMVWTKRRTGVVYRNDYPRCG; this is translated from the coding sequence ATGAATACAAGAAAAATACGGTGGATTGCAGCGGTGTCGGTTGCGGCGCTGATTGCCATGTCGGGATGCAAAAATACGTCGGAGGTAAAAGGCCGTGATGAGTTGATTGTCGGAGAAGCGGTCGATTTTGCAAGTTATGAGCCGATTGGGATTATGGACGGGCTTGGGTTTTCTCATTATTCGGAGATGGTGTATGAAACGCTTGTCCGGTTTGAGAATGGGGAAGTGAAACCGGCTCTTGCCGAAAGGTGGGAGCATGACGAACATTCGTGGACGTTTCATTTACGGCGCGGGGTTACGTTTACCGATGGGGAGCAGTTTACTGCGGAGGCGGTAAAGGTCAACATTGAAAAGATGCAGGAATTTGTCGGGGACTATCTCGGCTATTATGGGGCGGTTTCGCGGATCAGTGCGGTGGAGGCGGCAGATGAATACACGGTGCGGTTCCGCTATGCAGAGCCTTACCCTGCCGTTTTGCAGGAGTTAAGTGCGTCGGCGTTTGGGATGCTTTCTCCTCGTCTGTTTGAAAACGGGAATAATCCCTACGGCTCCTATACAGCGGATACGGCGGGAACGGGATCCCTACGAGATAAAGGCGGCAAACTGTGTTGCGGGGCAGCGGTATCGGTTTACAAAAAATCCGCAATGGTATGGACAAAACGGCGGACTGGAGTCGTTTACCGTAATGATTATCCCCGATGCGGATAG
- a CDS encoding HigA family addiction module antitoxin, with product MAEYIETPTMGEILNEEFLIPLGLSAYKVAQEIKVPTSRIQDILHNRRRITVDTSLRLAKFFGVSDGYFMALQDDIDIRNAKLELAPQLEEIKAYAYA from the coding sequence ATGGCAGAGTATATCGAAACACCGACAATGGGTGAAATCTTAAATGAAGAATTCTTGATTCCTCTTGGACTTTCCGCATATAAAGTCGCACAGGAAATTAAGGTTCCTACATCTCGCATCCAGGATATTCTTCATAATCGCAGAAGAATTACTGTAGATACATCTTTACGACTTGCAAAATTCTTTGGAGTTTCAGATGGTTATTTTATGGCTTTGCAGGATGATATTGATATAAGAAATGCAAAGTTAGAGCTTGCTCCACAATTAGAAGAGATAAAAGCCTACGCTTATGCATAA
- a CDS encoding ABC transporter ATP-binding protein, whose translation MLEVKQVTKRYTDNGRKGSVPVLEDFSLTIGDGETVALIGESGSGKSTLARLICGFEKPTVGSIRWDGEDVFPLARRRTLYRHIQPVFQDSLNCFDPRQKIKKSLCEPLQHFCRFSEKECMARLAPLLDTADIPAYLLEKYPHELSGGQQKRICIIRALSIRPKLAVLDEAVAGLDPTVMLHILQLLKRLQKETQCAYLFITHDLRAAAFITENKGKIIRLRSNKKQWRFV comes from the coding sequence ATGCTTGAAGTAAAACAGGTAACAAAACGCTATACGGACAACGGCAGGAAAGGCAGTGTGCCGGTGCTGGAGGATTTTTCGTTGACGATCGGGGACGGGGAGACGGTTGCGCTTATCGGCGAAAGCGGCAGCGGAAAAAGTACCTTGGCGCGTCTTATCTGCGGTTTTGAAAAACCGACTGTAGGCAGCATCCGGTGGGACGGCGAGGATGTTTTCCCGCTTGCCCGCAGGAGAACGCTCTACCGGCATATTCAACCCGTGTTTCAGGATAGCCTGAACTGCTTTGACCCAAGGCAAAAAATTAAGAAAAGCCTTTGCGAGCCGCTGCAGCATTTTTGCCGATTTTCTGAAAAGGAGTGTATGGCTCGGCTTGCTCCGCTGCTGGATACCGCCGATATTCCTGCCTATCTTTTGGAAAAGTATCCGCATGAATTGTCGGGCGGTCAGCAAAAAAGGATATGCATTATCCGTGCGCTATCTATTAGACCGAAGCTCGCCGTGCTGGATGAAGCCGTCGCGGGGCTTGATCCTACGGTGATGCTGCATATCCTTCAGCTCTTAAAACGGCTGCAAAAAGAGACGCAGTGCGCATATTTATTTATCACACATGACCTGCGGGCAGCCGCTTTTATAACGGAAAATAAGGGGAAGATCATCAGACTTAGAAGTAACAAAAAACAATGGAGGTTTGTATGA
- a CDS encoding type II toxin-antitoxin system RelE/ParE family toxin, with amino-acid sequence MIKTFADKETEHVYKQEFSRRLPNTIQKVALRKLMLIDNAKCLEDLRVPPNNHLEQLVGDRKGQRSIRINDQWRVCFTEKDGHFYNVEIVDYH; translated from the coding sequence ATGATAAAGACTTTTGCGGATAAAGAAACAGAGCATGTTTATAAACAGGAGTTTTCAAGACGGCTTCCGAATACAATTCAGAAAGTTGCTTTGCGTAAACTTATGTTAATAGATAATGCAAAGTGTCTTGAAGATTTGCGGGTGCCTCCAAATAATCATCTTGAACAACTTGTAGGAGACAGAAAAGGACAGCGCTCTATCCGTATAAATGATCAGTGGCGTGTCTGTTTTACAGAAAAAGACGGACACTTTTATAATGTAGAAATTGTGGATTACCACTAG